The following proteins are co-located in the Paenibacillus sp. FSL H8-0079 genome:
- a CDS encoding DUF1349 domain-containing protein, whose product MTNVMTTEARNQWSWMNEPETWSYTDQGGVLVEAKADTDFFQDPAGKHIRATAPFLSMPVPEDFEITTQLTVDMKNQYDSGCLMVMADDRNWCKICFEYDGKAPTIVSVVTRDGSSDDCNSVEVSVPNPYLRIRKVEGCISFFYSPDGDEWKLIRYFGMPTQGELRAGLVVQSPTGTGCKCHFLSVNVTQPDLTARF is encoded by the coding sequence ATGACTAACGTAATGACAACAGAAGCACGGAATCAATGGAGCTGGATGAACGAGCCCGAAACTTGGTCCTATACGGATCAGGGTGGTGTGCTGGTGGAAGCGAAGGCGGACACCGACTTTTTCCAGGACCCTGCGGGCAAGCACATTCGTGCAACCGCACCATTCCTGTCCATGCCTGTACCTGAGGACTTCGAAATCACAACCCAGTTAACCGTGGATATGAAAAATCAATATGATTCCGGATGTCTGATGGTGATGGCAGATGATCGTAACTGGTGCAAAATTTGTTTTGAGTATGATGGAAAAGCACCTACCATCGTGTCAGTGGTCACACGTGATGGTTCATCCGATGATTGCAATTCGGTGGAAGTCTCCGTACCTAATCCCTATCTGCGTATACGCAAAGTAGAGGGCTGCATATCATTCTTTTATTCACCCGATGGGGATGAGTGGAAACTAATTCGTTATTTCGGCATGCCGACACAAGGGGAACTTCGAGCTGGATTAGTTGTTCAGTCGCCGACTGGAACGGGCTGTAAATGTCACTTTTTATCCGTGAACGTTACTCAACCGGACTTGACCGCGCGCTTCTAA